One window of Nocardia sp. NBC_00508 genomic DNA carries:
- a CDS encoding DUF3500 domain-containing protein: MNDGFREHLFPPGHPRLAGLDRCDSYSYVDEARRNPIVAELLSDWGKRFETEDFRGITDDGAVIAGLFPLGCQENAPTASAVTAAEQLLAELTPRQRTALGHPLDSRVWRAWMNPEFYVNRFGLRLEETDARVRRRALRLVQTCLSPEGYAKVRDVMRVNGFLGELVGLPKILNEHSYNINLFGVPSRDRPWGWNLYGHHLCLNCLLIGDQLVFTPVFFGAEPNCIDQGPYAGTVLFTAQQQAGLNLIRSMPPELADEAVLFRRKRDPGLPPGRLHPGDELHLGGAFQDNRIIGCEGLNMAGRPAALRAQLLALADAFLDYLPAGPRSVRLDDVRRHLDRTWFCWIGGTTDADPFYYRIQSPVVLIEFDHHAGVFLANSEPERFHVHTIVRTPNGNDYGAELVRHATGAAHRLNGPA; encoded by the coding sequence ATGAACGACGGTTTCCGTGAGCACTTGTTCCCGCCCGGGCATCCGCGACTGGCGGGGCTCGATCGGTGCGATTCCTACAGCTACGTCGATGAGGCGAGGCGGAACCCGATCGTCGCCGAGTTGCTGTCCGACTGGGGCAAGCGTTTCGAGACCGAGGACTTCCGCGGGATCACCGACGACGGCGCCGTGATCGCCGGACTGTTCCCGCTCGGCTGTCAGGAGAACGCCCCGACCGCATCGGCGGTCACCGCGGCCGAGCAGTTGCTTGCCGAGCTGACCCCGCGGCAGCGCACCGCTCTCGGCCACCCTTTGGACAGCCGAGTGTGGCGTGCCTGGATGAACCCGGAGTTCTATGTGAACCGTTTCGGGCTGCGGCTCGAGGAGACCGACGCCCGCGTTCGCCGCCGGGCCCTGCGGCTGGTGCAAACATGCCTGAGCCCGGAGGGCTACGCGAAGGTTCGCGACGTCATGCGGGTCAACGGGTTCCTGGGCGAGTTGGTCGGGCTACCGAAGATCCTCAACGAGCACAGCTACAACATCAATCTGTTCGGCGTTCCGTCCCGCGACCGGCCCTGGGGATGGAACCTCTACGGACACCACCTCTGCCTCAACTGCCTGTTGATCGGTGATCAGCTCGTGTTCACACCGGTGTTCTTCGGCGCGGAACCCAATTGCATCGACCAGGGACCGTACGCCGGCACCGTTCTGTTCACCGCACAACAGCAAGCGGGGCTGAACCTGATCAGGTCGATGCCACCCGAACTGGCCGACGAGGCCGTCTTGTTCCGACGTAAGCGCGATCCCGGCCTACCACCCGGCCGCCTGCATCCTGGAGACGAACTGCACCTGGGCGGCGCGTTCCAAGACAACCGGATCATCGGCTGCGAGGGGTTGAACATGGCGGGCCGTCCCGCCGCTCTGCGAGCGCAGCTCCTCGCCCTTGCCGATGCGTTCCTGGACTACCTACCCGCCGGTCCCCGGTCCGTCCGGCTCGACGACGTACGTCGGCATCTGGACCGGACCTGGTTCTGCTGGATCGGTGGCACCACCGACGCGGACCCCTTCTACTACCGGATACAGAGCCCGGTTGTCCTGATCGAGTTCGATCACCATGCCGGAGTGTTCCTCGCCAATTCGGAGCCGGAGAGGTTCCACGTGCACACCATCGTGCGGACGCCCAACGGCAACGACTACGGTGCCGAACTCGTCCGCCACGCGACCGGCGCCGCCCATCGGCTGAACGGCCCGGCATGA
- a CDS encoding CaiB/BaiF CoA transferase family protein, whose product MKGDGAERPIPFLHGVRVLDVTGALAGPYCTMVLSDLGAEVIKVEPVTGDGMRRRRMGAEPRPVPFDLVHRDKASIAVDLKTAAGREILHGLARRSDVFVENFRVGALEGLGLGYEDLRADNPDLVYCSISGFGQFGPKRDMKGVDLIAQAYGGLLSVTGTTDGQLAKAGFPVADIGTGMWGVIGVLAALLRARAGGGGCHIDVALADTVAAWSLWEVADYVSSGQTPGPLGTAHRLAAPYQAFDCSDGESLVVGGIDRAWPALCRTLGIDLSDDERFQTEYDRFLHRDALAEILQARLAAHPRDHWVAALHAVGVPCGPVNTIDAVLADPHYLERGTLVHDPERHGQPTIVNTPIVASGAPRARDRSPALGEHTARLLAELGYEPAQVAQLAADKVVTLGGDTAPPQRDPMTSSGRVAG is encoded by the coding sequence ATGAAGGGTGACGGTGCCGAGCGTCCGATTCCGTTCCTGCACGGCGTGCGGGTGCTCGATGTGACCGGCGCGCTCGCGGGTCCGTACTGCACGATGGTTCTGTCCGACCTCGGCGCCGAGGTGATCAAGGTCGAGCCGGTGACGGGCGACGGCATGCGCCGCCGCCGGATGGGCGCCGAGCCACGCCCGGTGCCGTTCGATCTGGTGCACCGCGACAAAGCCAGCATTGCCGTGGATCTGAAGACTGCCGCCGGCCGCGAGATCTTGCACGGCCTGGCCCGGCGCTCCGACGTTTTCGTGGAGAATTTCCGAGTCGGCGCACTAGAGGGGCTCGGCTTGGGCTACGAGGACCTCCGTGCCGACAATCCGGATCTGGTGTACTGCTCGATCTCCGGGTTCGGCCAGTTCGGCCCCAAACGGGACATGAAGGGCGTCGATCTCATCGCCCAGGCCTACGGCGGGCTGTTGAGCGTCACCGGGACCACCGACGGGCAACTGGCCAAGGCGGGGTTCCCCGTGGCCGACATCGGGACCGGCATGTGGGGTGTGATCGGCGTACTGGCCGCGCTGCTACGGGCCCGCGCCGGAGGCGGTGGCTGTCACATCGACGTGGCGCTCGCGGACACAGTTGCCGCATGGTCACTGTGGGAGGTCGCCGACTACGTCAGCAGTGGGCAGACACCCGGACCACTCGGCACCGCACACCGGCTTGCCGCCCCCTACCAGGCGTTCGATTGCTCGGACGGCGAGTCGCTCGTCGTCGGCGGGATCGACCGGGCATGGCCTGCGCTGTGCCGCACACTCGGCATCGACCTGAGCGACGATGAGCGATTCCAGACCGAATACGACCGGTTCCTGCATCGTGATGCGCTGGCGGAGATCCTCCAGGCTCGCCTTGCTGCTCACCCCCGGGATCACTGGGTCGCCGCATTGCATGCCGTCGGCGTGCCCTGCGGCCCGGTCAACACAATCGACGCAGTCCTGGCCGATCCCCACTACCTCGAGCGCGGGACACTCGTTCACGATCCCGAGCGCCACGGGCAGCCGACGATTGTCAATACTCCGATCGTTGCCTCCGGAGCGCCACGCGCCCGCGATCGGTCACCTGCCCTCGGCGAGCACACCGCGCGTTTGCTGGCCGAACTGGGCTACGAGCCCGCGCAGGTGGCACAACTGGCTGCCGACAAGGTCGTCACGCTTGGCGGCGACACCGCACCACCGCAAAGAGACCCGATGACTTCATCCGGCCGCGTCGCGGGATAG
- a CDS encoding fumarylacetoacetate hydrolase family protein yields MRDNDPANHIGLARATVRGERVMVFRRSGAASAFLAMVDDQTYADLPELLEAVGGNPDRIRRGPSVTVPDDDLLSPVGNPRKIICVGQNYLAHITETGRDQRPAYPDLFAKWATALCAPYADIPLPPESDQVDYESELAIVIGKRCRRIPEAQAATVVFGYTAANDGSVRDFQFHTAQRTAGKAWDALTPLGPVVVPAAHLGGARPDLRLTGRLNGERVQDDRTTNLLFGIPQLVAYITTFMTLEPGDVILTGTPAGVGLAQTPPRYLTDGDEFEVRIEGIGAIRNRCVREHTR; encoded by the coding sequence ATGCGCGACAATGACCCGGCCAACCACATTGGTTTGGCACGAGCAACCGTCCGCGGCGAGCGCGTCATGGTCTTCCGCCGATCCGGCGCTGCCAGTGCGTTCCTGGCCATGGTGGACGACCAGACCTACGCCGACCTGCCGGAACTGCTCGAGGCCGTCGGCGGCAACCCTGACCGCATCCGGCGCGGGCCATCGGTCACCGTGCCCGACGACGACCTGCTCAGCCCGGTCGGCAACCCACGAAAGATCATCTGCGTCGGGCAGAACTATCTCGCCCATATCACCGAAACCGGCCGCGACCAACGCCCGGCGTATCCGGATCTGTTCGCAAAATGGGCAACCGCGCTGTGTGCGCCCTACGCCGACATCCCGCTGCCACCCGAATCCGACCAGGTCGACTACGAAAGCGAACTCGCCATCGTGATCGGCAAGCGCTGCCGCAGGATCCCCGAAGCACAGGCCGCCACGGTCGTCTTCGGCTACACCGCAGCCAATGACGGCTCGGTGCGCGACTTCCAGTTCCACACCGCACAGCGCACGGCGGGCAAGGCATGGGACGCTCTCACCCCGCTGGGACCCGTGGTCGTACCGGCAGCCCACCTCGGCGGCGCCCGACCCGATCTGCGCCTGACCGGACGACTCAACGGCGAGAGGGTGCAGGACGACCGCACCACGAACCTCCTGTTCGGGATTCCGCAATTGGTCGCCTACATCACCACTTTCATGACCCTCGAACCCGGCGACGTGATCCTCACCGGGACCCCGGCAGGAGTCGGCCTGGCGCAAACCCCGCCCCGCTATCTCACCGACGGCGACGAGTTCGAAGTGCGCATCGAGGGCATCGGCGCCATTCGCAACCGCTGCGTCCGAGAGCACACCCGATGA
- a CDS encoding enoyl-CoA hydratase-related protein: protein MSRTAPTGTITAEIRDGVGWIELSNPLRRNAISTQMMTDLAEALYTLDDNPTATVIVIRGAGTSAFAAGADISEFESQQTTTEARDRADSATAAMFDALSTVSTPTIAMIHGYCIGAGVAIALGTDIRIAATGSCFAIPAARLGIGYPLPQVRALLNAAGPGIAAEILFTGRRYDALTALRTGLVNHVVGPAELESTVAELARTIATNAPLSVRAAKAALKSVLDAENSAARTAAQALIAACNDSTDALEGQRAFLEKRPPRFAGG from the coding sequence ATGAGCCGCACCGCCCCCACCGGCACAATTACCGCCGAAATCCGCGACGGCGTCGGCTGGATCGAGCTGAGTAATCCGCTGCGGCGCAACGCCATCTCCACCCAGATGATGACCGACCTGGCCGAGGCCCTGTATACACTCGACGACAACCCGACCGCCACCGTGATCGTGATACGCGGTGCGGGAACCTCCGCATTCGCCGCGGGAGCGGACATCTCGGAGTTCGAATCCCAGCAGACCACCACAGAAGCACGCGACCGCGCCGACAGCGCGACCGCAGCCATGTTCGACGCGCTCTCGACCGTGTCCACGCCGACGATCGCCATGATCCACGGCTACTGCATCGGCGCAGGCGTGGCCATCGCCCTCGGCACCGATATCCGCATCGCCGCAACCGGCAGTTGCTTCGCAATCCCAGCCGCCCGCTTGGGAATCGGCTACCCACTGCCGCAGGTCCGAGCCCTCCTCAACGCGGCGGGACCAGGCATCGCCGCCGAAATCCTGTTCACCGGACGCCGATACGACGCACTCACCGCGCTACGAACCGGCCTCGTCAACCACGTCGTGGGGCCTGCCGAACTCGAATCCACGGTGGCCGAACTAGCCCGGACAATCGCCACGAACGCTCCGCTATCAGTACGCGCGGCCAAGGCCGCGCTCAAATCTGTCCTGGACGCGGAGAACTCCGCGGCACGAACCGCAGCCCAGGCACTGATCGCTGCCTGCAACGATTCCACGGACGCCCTGGAGGGACAACGCGCATTCCTGGAGAAACGACCACCACGGTTCGCCGGAGGCTGA